One segment of Streptomyces sp. TG1A-8 DNA contains the following:
- a CDS encoding cupin domain-containing protein, whose amino-acid sequence MSDVLADRTEPPQQRTVTVLRGLLTAEGRDALDWNGWIEPGRAGVQIRPLYATQAPQSATAFLVRFGPGAHGDLHEHLGYELMFVLDGELINDNGDRYTVGDLVVEDPGSVHRVRTETGVTVLGVRQAPTVSWEAG is encoded by the coding sequence ATGAGCGACGTGCTCGCGGACCGGACCGAACCCCCCCAGCAGCGCACCGTCACGGTGCTCCGCGGCCTGCTCACCGCCGAGGGCCGTGACGCCCTCGACTGGAACGGCTGGATCGAGCCGGGCCGGGCCGGGGTGCAGATACGACCGCTGTACGCCACCCAGGCGCCGCAGAGTGCGACCGCGTTCCTGGTGCGCTTCGGTCCGGGTGCGCACGGCGATCTACACGAACACCTCGGCTATGAATTGATGTTCGTCCTCGACGGGGAACTCATCAACGACAACGGCGACCGCTACACCGTCGGCGACCTGGTCGTCGAGGATCCGGGCAGCGTGCACCGGGTGCGCACCGAGACCGGTGTCACCGTGCTCGGCGTGCGGCAGGCTCCCACGGTGTCCTGGGAAGCCGGCTGA
- a CDS encoding helix-turn-helix transcriptional regulator produces the protein MEEAPDEARGRAGDKAADQTEPELSRAARLLASPSRARMLKALSDGRPLGVTVLAAEAGVSVPTASVHLAQLAGAGLVRTEHSGRHHYFRLAGPDVAAALEALAIIAPPDPTPVTALRARSRHNALRRSRTCYDHLAGSLGVALMGAFLDQGLLRREKSDPASGSRPDQPASYGRQTTYHLTFRGGECFGRFGIDVNALVRGRRPVVRYCVDWSERRHHLAGALGAALAARFFDLGWLRHGISPRVVHLTDAGRDGVRDAFAIEITG, from the coding sequence ATGGAAGAAGCCCCTGACGAAGCCCGCGGCCGGGCCGGGGACAAGGCCGCGGACCAGACCGAGCCGGAACTGTCGCGCGCCGCGCGCCTGCTGGCCAGCCCCTCCCGGGCCCGGATGCTCAAGGCGCTGTCCGACGGCCGGCCGCTGGGCGTCACGGTCCTGGCGGCGGAGGCCGGAGTGAGCGTACCGACGGCGAGCGTGCACCTCGCCCAGCTCGCCGGGGCGGGGCTCGTGCGGACCGAACACTCCGGGCGGCACCATTACTTCCGTCTGGCCGGCCCCGACGTCGCCGCCGCGCTGGAGGCACTGGCCATCATCGCGCCGCCCGACCCCACCCCGGTGACCGCCCTGCGCGCCCGCAGCCGGCACAACGCGCTGAGGCGTTCGCGCACCTGTTACGACCACCTCGCGGGGTCCCTGGGGGTGGCGCTCATGGGGGCCTTCCTCGACCAGGGGCTGCTCCGGCGGGAAAAGAGCGACCCGGCGTCCGGCTCCCGCCCCGACCAGCCCGCCTCCTACGGCAGGCAGACGACGTACCACCTGACCTTCCGGGGTGGTGAGTGCTTCGGCAGGTTCGGCATCGACGTGAACGCGCTGGTCCGGGGGCGCCGCCCCGTGGTGCGCTACTGCGTCGACTGGAGCGAGCGGCGCCACCACCTAGCCGGTGCACTGGGCGCCGCCCTGGCCGCCCGGTTCTTCGACCTGGGCTGGCTGCGCCATGGCATCTCGCCGCGCGTCGTCCATCTCACCGATGCCGGCCGGGACGGGGTCCGGGACGCCTTCGCGATCGAGATCACCGGCTGA
- a CDS encoding MFS transporter, which produces MSTTTGTAAANEAPLPAIERLSWPPLIALSLGYFLVMLDVTVVTVAVPVIRDSVGAGASTMAWVVDGYSAVFGGLLLMGGGFGDRLGHRKVFLTGLGLFALASVGCAVATSPGTLIASRLAQGAGGALLVPTSLALLTAAYPAREVRAKALGVWAGISGIAFAAGPLVGGLLVAGLNWRAAFWINVPVALLAVWLTRRNVPAPTGRTGARGLDPVGQVLGIVGVLALAGMLNEAGTQGWISPVVLGAGALAAVALVSFVVAERRMEAHADAARPPLLPLSLFRSPGFSSTAAVGVLLNLGYYGMLYLSTLYLQNERGYDALGAGLALLPTVCMAVVAAPLSGRLTARYGPYLPMTGALLLGALGFFGWLLAGPDAPYWMLLPALIATGLATPSTVPAATAAIVQAAPAENAGVASAVFNVARQIGNSLGVALFASLIAGRDLVSGLHISALIASAAFFAAMLLALSSWRNAKARAAV; this is translated from the coding sequence ATGAGTACAACAACCGGAACGGCAGCGGCGAACGAGGCGCCGCTCCCTGCGATCGAGCGGCTGTCGTGGCCCCCGCTCATCGCCTTGAGCCTGGGCTACTTCCTGGTGATGCTGGACGTCACGGTCGTCACCGTCGCCGTCCCCGTCATCCGTGACTCGGTCGGCGCCGGCGCCTCGACGATGGCCTGGGTCGTCGACGGCTACAGCGCCGTCTTCGGCGGCCTGCTGCTCATGGGCGGCGGCTTCGGCGACCGGCTCGGACACCGCAAGGTGTTCCTCACCGGCCTCGGCCTCTTCGCCCTCGCCTCGGTCGGCTGTGCCGTGGCCACCAGCCCGGGGACGCTCATCGCCTCGCGCCTCGCACAGGGCGCCGGCGGAGCCCTGCTGGTGCCCACCTCCCTCGCCCTGCTGACCGCGGCCTACCCGGCCAGGGAAGTGCGGGCCAAGGCGCTCGGCGTCTGGGCCGGCATCTCCGGCATCGCGTTCGCGGCGGGACCCCTGGTGGGCGGTCTGCTGGTGGCCGGCCTGAACTGGCGCGCCGCGTTCTGGATCAACGTGCCCGTCGCGTTGCTGGCCGTCTGGCTGACCCGCAGGAACGTCCCCGCACCCACCGGCCGGACCGGCGCGCGCGGCCTGGACCCGGTGGGCCAGGTACTGGGCATCGTCGGCGTGCTGGCGCTGGCCGGCATGCTCAACGAAGCCGGCACCCAGGGCTGGATCTCGCCGGTGGTGCTGGGCGCCGGCGCGCTCGCCGCGGTCGCGCTCGTCTCGTTCGTCGTGGCCGAACGGCGGATGGAGGCACACGCGGACGCGGCCAGGCCGCCGCTGCTGCCCTTGTCACTGTTCCGGTCACCCGGTTTCTCCTCCACTGCCGCCGTGGGCGTCCTGCTCAACCTCGGCTACTACGGCATGCTCTATCTGTCCACGCTCTACCTGCAGAACGAACGCGGCTACGACGCGCTGGGCGCCGGCCTCGCCCTGCTGCCGACGGTGTGCATGGCCGTCGTCGCGGCCCCCCTGTCCGGCCGCCTGACCGCCCGTTACGGCCCGTACCTGCCGATGACCGGGGCTCTGCTGCTCGGTGCCCTGGGGTTCTTCGGCTGGCTGCTCGCCGGCCCCGACGCCCCCTACTGGATGCTGCTGCCCGCCCTCATCGCGACCGGCCTCGCCACCCCGAGCACGGTCCCGGCGGCCACCGCCGCCATCGTGCAGGCCGCCCCCGCCGAGAACGCCGGTGTGGCGTCGGCGGTGTTCAACGTGGCGCGCCAGATCGGCAATTCGCTCGGCGTCGCCCTCTTCGCCTCCCTGATCGCAGGCCGGGATCTGGTTTCCGGCCTGCACATCTCGGCCCTCATCGCCTCGGCGGCCTTCTTCGCCGCAATGCTGCTCGCCCTGTCCTCCTGGCGGAACGCAAAGGCGCGCGCCGCTGTCTGA
- a CDS encoding type I polyketide synthase: protein MRTLTSPVPSDFPTDAVLAVNPLHRPSPRLTAAAGRAGALGVLELPERAREAADVLDRTARWSAGRPFGVRVRPGCPLGAADLPEGATTVLLADPARTAADFPGRRVLVEVTSLPEAAGAVRSGAAGLLLRGSECGGRAGELSTFVLLQGVLADPGITVPVWAWGGIGPRTAAAAVAGGATGVVLDVQLALLDEAEPDAETAEALGSLDGSESVLVDGVRYLRRRGPQAPEPPADRAAAERALAAADPALRLLPVGQDGYLAASFAARSATVAEAVRRVRDAITRAAADGAPAAALAEGSAGARALGTRLPIAQGPMTRVSDEPDFAAAVAAEGALPFLALALADATRTRAMLERTRDTLPEGACWGVGILGFADERVKQAQLAVVRELRPSHAIIAGGRPAQAAALEAEGISAFLHVPSPGLLRQFLAAGARKFIFEGAECGGHIGPRNSFPLWEAQTEVLREWLAAQGPGAARELTVLFAGGIHDARSAAMAATVAAPLTEAGAGFGVLMGTAYLFTAEAVGAGAIQPLFQRRVLAAERTDLLETAPGHATRCAASEVTRDFAALRDALAAEGVPDRDVWERLERFNVGRLRIASKGVERVGDELRAVDEERQGSEGMFMAGEVSVLRGEVTTVAALHRDVTEGAAAWLGARAAAESAPAAEEAPAPLRVAVVGMAAMFPGARDLGEFWANVVSGADSVTEVPAERWDPERYYAPDGDGERTPSRWGGFLPEIPFDPLRYGIPPASLPSIEPVQLLALEAARRALADAGYDGPDADHRRTSVIFGAEAGSDLANATTLRTVLPAYVGTLPPGLEEQLPKLTEDSFPGMLANVIAGRIANRLDLGGANYTVDAACASSLTAVDAACKELTTGTSDLVLCGGADLHNGINDYLLFSSVHALSPSGRSATFDASADGIALGEGVACVALKRLADAERDGDRVYAVIDGVGSASDGRGLGLTAPRPEGQRAALTRAYANARVSPAEVGLIEAHGTGTVVGDRTELATLTEVFQEHGAKPGSCAIGSVKSQIGHTKCAAGLAGLIKTTLALYHGVKPPTLHLSTPNPAWEADASPFVFHTSAAPWAAEPAERIAGVSAFGFGGTNFHVVLRAHDQAPAAHALDAWPAELFTFRGHDEESAVKSVRVLLTLLGQDGGRSRLRDFARHTAERSDRAALRGEPVRIAVVASSPAELADLLRRAAEGEHAPADGIHLARAVPQEVRDGRLALLFPGQGSQRPGMLAPLFVAFPGLHRHLHLGARWAGTVFPPAALDADAAARAQARITDTAVAQPALGITALAATELLTTLGVRPAMAGGHSYGELAALAAAGVFTPAELLAASAARARAILGRVPRDDAGAMAAVGASADRVEEVLRLAELAGDVVAANHNSPTQTVVSGPSEAVASAVAHLRDAGHTAKPLKVACAFHSPLLDGADEDFGAFLAGLDPAAPAFPVWANRTAAPYPEDAEGIRGELAAQIGSPVRFTDQIEAMYAAGARVFVEAGPGKVLSRLVADVLAGRPHCTVPLEDGRDGGLPGFLTALARLAVSGVELRTRPLFTGRDTADPAAAGTVRRAGFTVDGHLLRRADGVFPPHALRPARPVTEFTLPDPRHPSAPAAGPEALIAEFLRSSRDMVSAQRDVLLSYLGAPEPAPSAQPLTVQAISVAQTAPAVAPVSAAAVPPSAVPAAPGSPVLDTVLEVVAERTGYPVDMLEPDLDLEADLSIDSIKRAEIAGELAARLGIAAGDGGQLEELSGVRTAEGIAAFLADRLGTTATAVPAATAVPAAAPAPAAAGVPAGGVPVLTTVLEVVAERTGYPVDMLEPDLDLEADLSIDSIKRTEIAGELGARLALGAAEADLEVLSGARTVAALSALLEAALGSAPAPAPAPAPAPATADGPLPEITAPQRLLFTERVLEPVTARPEPGSRVQILGGGETATELAALLAGAGVGTDLVPEGELPAEGAETVVHLAPLEAGEPVLPGAFALYQRVLAAGPRRLLAADRRGTGAPSGLRGFFRSVAREYPATRATLAEVPDGASAAEAARALFAELAAPEGEPVVLLDQDGRRRAPHLRPTPLGAVATSGAGPAGDGVAEAEAVGLDRESVVLLVGGARGITARFARTLAAAARCRLVLFGRTPEPATAEDPATAGATDRSSLRGALLAAKLTTTPAETERRVSALLAEREVRATLAALRELGSEAEYQRVDVLDAEAVGAAVKQVYAQYGRLDGLVYAAGLIEDKLIAEKTPESFARVFTTKADGARTVLDAVDRLPVSPRFAVLFGSIAAALGNRGQSDYASANDALEELGRRWSGAERRGLTVHWGPWAASETGGGMVSPELMRSYAARGIKLIDLEEGPLSLLRELAYGAPDEHAVVYTASGW from the coding sequence ATGCGGACGCTCACCTCCCCCGTGCCGTCTGACTTCCCGACGGACGCCGTCCTCGCGGTGAACCCGCTGCACCGCCCCTCGCCCCGCCTCACCGCCGCGGCGGGCCGGGCCGGTGCCCTCGGCGTGCTCGAACTGCCCGAGCGGGCACGCGAGGCCGCCGACGTCCTGGACCGCACCGCCCGCTGGTCCGCCGGCCGGCCCTTCGGGGTCCGGGTCCGCCCCGGCTGCCCGCTCGGCGCCGCGGACCTCCCCGAGGGCGCCACCACGGTGCTGCTCGCCGACCCCGCACGGACCGCCGCCGACTTCCCGGGCCGCCGGGTGCTCGTGGAGGTCACCAGCCTCCCCGAGGCCGCCGGCGCGGTCCGGTCCGGCGCCGCGGGGCTGCTGCTGCGGGGCAGCGAGTGCGGCGGCCGGGCCGGTGAGCTGAGCACCTTCGTCCTGCTGCAGGGGGTGCTCGCCGACCCGGGGATCACCGTCCCCGTCTGGGCCTGGGGCGGCATCGGTCCGCGCACCGCCGCCGCCGCGGTGGCCGGCGGCGCCACGGGCGTGGTGCTCGACGTCCAGCTCGCGCTGCTCGACGAAGCCGAACCCGACGCCGAGACCGCCGAGGCGCTGGGCTCGCTGGACGGCTCCGAGAGCGTCCTGGTCGACGGGGTGCGCTACCTGCGCCGCCGCGGGCCGCAGGCTCCCGAGCCGCCCGCCGACCGGGCCGCCGCGGAGCGCGCCCTGGCCGCCGCCGACCCCGCGCTGCGCCTGCTGCCGGTCGGCCAGGACGGCTACCTCGCGGCCTCCTTCGCCGCCCGGTCCGCCACCGTCGCGGAGGCGGTCCGCCGGGTCCGCGACGCGATCACCCGCGCCGCCGCCGACGGGGCCCCCGCAGCCGCCCTCGCCGAGGGCTCCGCCGGGGCCCGCGCGCTCGGCACCCGCCTCCCGATCGCCCAGGGCCCGATGACCAGGGTCAGCGACGAGCCCGACTTCGCCGCCGCGGTCGCCGCCGAGGGGGCGCTGCCCTTCCTCGCCCTCGCCCTCGCCGACGCCACGCGCACCCGGGCGATGCTGGAGCGCACCCGGGACACGCTGCCCGAAGGCGCCTGCTGGGGCGTGGGCATCCTGGGCTTCGCCGACGAGCGGGTCAAGCAGGCCCAGCTCGCCGTCGTGCGGGAGCTGAGACCCAGTCACGCGATCATCGCGGGCGGCCGTCCCGCGCAGGCCGCCGCCCTGGAGGCGGAGGGCATCTCGGCCTTCCTGCACGTGCCCTCGCCCGGGCTGCTGCGGCAGTTCCTCGCCGCGGGCGCCCGCAAGTTCATCTTCGAGGGCGCCGAGTGCGGCGGCCACATCGGGCCCCGCAACAGCTTCCCGCTCTGGGAGGCGCAGACCGAAGTGCTGCGCGAATGGCTCGCCGCGCAGGGACCCGGGGCGGCCCGGGAGCTGACCGTGCTCTTCGCGGGCGGCATCCACGACGCCCGCTCCGCCGCCATGGCCGCGACCGTCGCCGCCCCGCTGACCGAGGCGGGCGCGGGCTTCGGCGTACTGATGGGCACCGCCTACCTGTTCACCGCCGAGGCGGTCGGCGCGGGCGCCATCCAGCCGCTCTTCCAGCGGCGGGTCCTCGCCGCCGAGCGCACCGACCTGCTGGAGACCGCGCCGGGCCACGCCACCCGCTGCGCCGCCAGCGAGGTCACCCGCGACTTCGCCGCGCTGCGCGACGCACTCGCCGCCGAGGGCGTGCCGGACCGCGACGTCTGGGAGCGCCTGGAGCGCTTCAACGTCGGCCGGCTGCGCATCGCCTCCAAGGGGGTCGAGCGGGTCGGGGACGAACTGCGCGCGGTGGACGAGGAGCGCCAGGGCAGCGAGGGCATGTTCATGGCCGGCGAGGTCAGCGTGCTGCGCGGGGAGGTCACCACGGTCGCCGCCCTGCACCGGGACGTGACCGAGGGCGCCGCCGCGTGGCTCGGCGCGCGTGCCGCCGCCGAGAGCGCCCCGGCCGCCGAGGAGGCACCCGCGCCGCTGCGCGTCGCCGTGGTCGGCATGGCCGCGATGTTCCCCGGCGCCCGTGACCTGGGCGAGTTCTGGGCCAACGTGGTGTCCGGCGCCGACAGCGTCACCGAGGTGCCCGCCGAGCGCTGGGACCCGGAGCGGTACTACGCCCCGGACGGCGACGGCGAACGCACCCCCTCCCGCTGGGGCGGCTTCCTGCCCGAGATCCCCTTCGACCCCCTGCGCTACGGCATCCCGCCCGCCTCCCTGCCCAGCATCGAACCGGTACAGCTGCTCGCCCTGGAGGCGGCCCGCCGCGCGCTCGCCGACGCCGGGTACGACGGTCCGGACGCCGACCACCGCCGCACCTCGGTGATCTTCGGCGCCGAGGCGGGCAGCGACCTCGCCAACGCCACCACCCTGCGCACCGTGCTGCCCGCCTACGTCGGCACCCTGCCGCCGGGCCTGGAGGAACAGCTGCCGAAGCTGACCGAGGACTCCTTCCCCGGCATGCTCGCCAACGTCATCGCCGGGCGCATCGCCAACCGGCTCGACCTCGGCGGCGCCAACTACACCGTCGACGCCGCCTGCGCCTCCTCGCTCACCGCCGTCGACGCCGCCTGCAAGGAACTCACCACCGGCACCAGCGACCTGGTGCTCTGCGGCGGCGCCGACCTGCACAACGGCATCAACGACTACCTGCTGTTCTCCTCGGTGCACGCGCTCTCGCCCTCCGGCCGGTCGGCCACCTTCGACGCGAGCGCGGACGGCATCGCCCTCGGCGAGGGCGTCGCCTGCGTGGCCCTCAAGCGCCTGGCCGACGCCGAGCGCGACGGCGACCGCGTCTACGCCGTGATCGACGGCGTGGGCAGCGCCAGCGACGGCCGCGGCCTCGGCCTGACCGCGCCCCGCCCCGAGGGCCAGCGCGCCGCCCTGACACGCGCCTACGCCAACGCCCGCGTCTCCCCGGCCGAGGTCGGCCTGATCGAGGCGCACGGCACCGGCACCGTCGTCGGTGACCGCACCGAACTCGCCACCCTCACCGAGGTGTTCCAGGAGCACGGGGCCAAGCCCGGCTCCTGCGCCATCGGTTCGGTCAAGTCCCAGATCGGGCACACCAAGTGCGCCGCGGGCCTGGCCGGGCTGATCAAGACCACCCTCGCGCTGTACCACGGCGTCAAGCCGCCCACCCTGCACCTGAGCACCCCCAACCCGGCCTGGGAGGCGGACGCCAGCCCCTTCGTCTTCCACACCAGTGCCGCCCCCTGGGCCGCCGAACCGGCCGAGCGGATCGCGGGCGTCAGCGCGTTCGGCTTCGGCGGCACCAACTTCCACGTCGTGCTGCGCGCCCACGACCAGGCGCCCGCCGCGCACGCCCTGGACGCCTGGCCGGCCGAGCTGTTCACCTTCCGCGGCCACGACGAGGAGAGCGCCGTCAAGTCGGTCCGCGTCCTCCTCACCCTGCTCGGCCAGGACGGCGGCAGGAGCCGGCTGCGCGACTTCGCCCGGCACACCGCCGAACGCAGCGACCGGGCCGCGCTGCGCGGCGAGCCCGTACGCATCGCGGTGGTCGCCTCCTCGCCGGCGGAGCTGGCGGACCTGCTGCGCCGGGCCGCCGAGGGCGAACACGCCCCCGCCGACGGCATCCACCTCGCGCGCGCCGTACCGCAGGAGGTCCGTGACGGACGGCTCGCCCTGCTCTTCCCCGGCCAGGGCAGCCAGCGTCCCGGCATGCTCGCGCCGCTCTTCGTCGCCTTCCCCGGTCTGCACCGCCACCTCCACCTCGGCGCCCGCTGGGCCGGCACGGTCTTCCCGCCCGCCGCGCTCGACGCCGACGCCGCGGCCCGCGCCCAGGCCCGGATCACCGACACCGCCGTGGCCCAGCCCGCCCTCGGCATCACCGCGCTCGCCGCCACCGAACTGCTCACCACGCTCGGGGTGCGCCCCGCGATGGCCGGCGGCCACAGCTACGGCGAACTCGCCGCGCTCGCCGCCGCCGGGGTGTTCACCCCGGCCGAGCTGCTCGCCGCCAGCGCCGCCCGCGCCCGGGCCATCCTCGGCCGGGTCCCGCGGGACGACGCGGGCGCCATGGCCGCGGTCGGCGCGTCCGCCGACCGGGTCGAGGAGGTCCTGCGACTCGCGGAGCTGGCCGGCGACGTCGTGGCCGCCAACCACAACTCGCCCACCCAGACGGTCGTCTCGGGCCCCAGCGAGGCGGTCGCCTCGGCGGTCGCGCACCTGAGGGACGCCGGGCACACCGCGAAGCCGCTGAAGGTGGCCTGCGCCTTCCACAGCCCGCTGCTCGACGGCGCGGACGAGGACTTCGGCGCGTTCCTGGCCGGCCTCGACCCGGCGGCCCCGGCCTTCCCGGTCTGGGCCAACCGCACCGCGGCCCCCTATCCCGAGGACGCCGAAGGCATCCGCGGCGAACTGGCCGCCCAGATCGGCTCCCCGGTCCGCTTCACCGACCAGATCGAGGCCATGTACGCGGCCGGGGCCAGGGTCTTCGTCGAGGCCGGGCCCGGCAAGGTGCTGAGCCGCCTGGTGGCGGACGTGCTGGCGGGCCGCCCGCACTGCACCGTGCCCCTGGAGGACGGCCGTGACGGCGGACTGCCCGGCTTCCTGACCGCGCTCGCCCGGCTCGCCGTCAGCGGTGTCGAGCTGCGCACCCGGCCCCTGTTCACCGGCCGCGACACCGCCGACCCGGCCGCCGCCGGCACCGTCCGGCGGGCCGGCTTCACCGTCGACGGCCACCTGCTGCGCCGTGCCGACGGCGTCTTCCCGCCGCACGCCCTGCGCCCCGCCCGACCCGTGACGGAGTTCACCTTGCCCGACCCGCGTCACCCCTCCGCACCGGCCGCCGGTCCCGAAGCGCTGATCGCGGAATTCCTCCGCAGCAGCCGGGACATGGTCTCCGCCCAGCGCGACGTACTCCTCTCCTACCTGGGTGCACCCGAACCCGCCCCGTCGGCACAGCCGTTGACCGTACAGGCGATATCCGTGGCGCAGACCGCCCCGGCCGTCGCCCCGGTGTCGGCCGCCGCCGTGCCGCCGTCCGCCGTGCCCGCCGCCCCGGGTTCCCCGGTCCTGGACACCGTCCTCGAAGTGGTCGCGGAGCGCACCGGCTATCCGGTGGACATGCTGGAGCCGGACCTGGACCTGGAGGCCGACCTCAGCATCGACTCCATCAAGCGCGCCGAGATCGCCGGCGAACTGGCCGCCCGGCTCGGTATCGCCGCCGGGGACGGCGGGCAACTGGAGGAACTGAGCGGCGTCCGCACCGCCGAGGGCATCGCCGCGTTCCTCGCCGACCGGCTCGGCACCACCGCCACCGCCGTCCCGGCCGCCACCGCCGTCCCGGCCGCCGCGCCCGCGCCCGCCGCGGCGGGTGTTCCGGCCGGTGGCGTGCCCGTGCTGACCACCGTCCTCGAAGTGGTCGCGGAGCGCACCGGTTACCCGGTGGACATGCTGGAGCCGGACCTGGACCTGGAGGCCGACCTCAGCATCGACTCCATCAAGCGCACCGAGATCGCCGGCGAACTCGGCGCCCGCCTCGCTCTGGGCGCCGCCGAGGCCGACCTCGAAGTCCTCAGCGGCGCCCGCACCGTCGCCGCGCTTAGCGCACTCCTCGAAGCCGCCCTGGGCTCCGCCCCCGCCCCCGCTCCCGCCCCCGCCCCCGCTCCCGCCACGGCGGACGGACCGCTACCCGAGATCACCGCCCCGCAGCGGCTGCTCTTCACCGAACGCGTCCTGGAGCCGGTCACCGCGCGTCCGGAGCCCGGCAGCCGGGTGCAGATCCTCGGCGGTGGCGAGACCGCCACCGAACTGGCCGCGCTGCTGGCCGGGGCCGGCGTCGGGACCGACCTGGTCCCCGAGGGCGAACTGCCCGCCGAGGGCGCCGAGACGGTCGTACACCTGGCACCGCTGGAGGCCGGGGAACCCGTACTGCCCGGGGCCTTCGCGCTCTACCAGCGGGTCCTCGCCGCCGGCCCGCGCCGCCTGCTCGCCGCCGACCGGCGGGGCACCGGGGCGCCCAGCGGGCTGCGCGGCTTCTTCCGCTCGGTGGCCCGCGAGTACCCCGCCACCCGCGCCACACTGGCCGAGGTCCCGGACGGGGCGAGCGCCGCCGAGGCCGCCCGCGCCCTCTTCGCCGAACTCGCCGCCCCCGAGGGCGAGCCGGTGGTGCTGCTGGACCAGGACGGCCGGCGCCGCGCCCCGCACCTGCGGCCCACCCCGCTCGGCGCGGTCGCCACCAGCGGCGCGGGACCGGCCGGTGACGGCGTCGCCGAGGCCGAGGCCGTCGGGCTCGACCGCGAGTCGGTGGTCCTCCTGGTCGGCGGCGCCCGGGGCATCACCGCCCGCTTCGCCCGCACCCTGGCCGCCGCCGCCCGCTGCCGCCTGGTCCTGTTCGGGCGCACCCCGGAACCCGCGACGGCCGAGGACCCGGCCACGGCCGGGGCCACCGACCGCTCCTCGCTCCGCGGCGCCCTGCTCGCCGCGAAGCTCACCACCACCCCCGCCGAGACCGAGCGCCGGGTCTCCGCGCTGCTCGCCGAGCGCGAGGTGCGCGCCACCCTGGCCGCCCTGCGCGAGCTGGGCAGCGAGGCCGAGTACCAGCGGGTGGACGTGCTGGACGCGGAGGCGGTGGGCGCCGCGGTCAAGCAGGTGTACGCCCAGTACGGGCGGCTCGACGGGCTGGTCTACGCGGCCGGCCTCATCGAGGACAAGCTGATCGCCGAGAAGACCCCGGAGTCCTTCGCCCGGGTCTTCACCACCAAGGCCGACGGTGCCCGCACCGTCCTCGACGCGGTGGACCGGCTGCCGGTGAGCCCGCGCTTCGCGGTGCTGTTCGGCTCCATCGCCGCCGCCCTCGGCAACCGCGGCCAGAGCGACTACGCGAGCGCCAACGACGCCCTGGAGGAACTGGGCCGCCGCTGGTCCGGTGCGGAGCGGCGCGGCCTGACCGTGCACTGGGGCCCCTGGGCCGCCTCCGAGACCGGCGGCGGCATGGTCAGCCCCGAGCTGATGCGCTCCTACGCGGCGCGCGGCATCAAGCTGATCGACCTGGAGGAGGGCCCGCTCAGCCTGCTGCGCGAACTCGCCTACGGCGCCCCGGACGAGCACGCCGTGGTCTACACCGCCTCCGGATGGTGA
- a CDS encoding response regulator transcription factor — MAKTSFPGNAVSLRSVREVTVRPRRSPAPTVLVADSDPLSRHIIGTTLRDSGMVLGVTTVDAGRPLREWRLDGVEVVLWSVGSSGDVSRQVRALTARRIRVLLLSARWTTGEIRSALAAGATGLLTKDARIDRLVVAVNAAAAGYTLVNSELAVFVSPAVHGGHSGADRETPGSGTDDVKPHPAQKLLNLSDREFEVLSHLASGRSTGEVAKLLDIKAATVKSHVSHLLAKLQVRNRVEAVLIYQQVITQHSSVIPMDTQAQAVRQGPGAPQDGPKARFAC, encoded by the coding sequence ATGGCAAAGACTTCGTTCCCAGGAAACGCCGTCAGCCTCCGCAGCGTTCGCGAGGTCACGGTCAGACCGAGGCGCTCCCCGGCGCCCACCGTTCTGGTGGCGGACAGTGATCCGCTGTCCCGCCACATCATCGGGACGACGTTACGGGACAGCGGCATGGTGCTGGGGGTGACCACCGTCGACGCGGGGCGGCCGCTGCGCGAGTGGCGGCTCGACGGGGTCGAGGTGGTGCTGTGGTCGGTCGGCTCCAGCGGCGACGTGAGCCGACAAGTCCGTGCGCTGACCGCCAGACGCATACGGGTACTGCTGCTCAGCGCCCGCTGGACGACGGGGGAGATACGTTCCGCCCTGGCGGCCGGCGCGACGGGACTGCTCACCAAGGACGCCAGGATCGACCGGTTGGTGGTTGCGGTCAACGCGGCGGCTGCCGGCTACACGCTCGTCAATTCGGAGCTTGCCGTCTTCGTCTCACCGGCTGTGCACGGAGGACACAGCGGGGCGGACAGGGAGACGCCCGGTTCCGGAACCGACGACGTGAAACCCCATCCCGCGCAGAAACTGCTGAACCTTTCCGACCGCGAGTTCGAGGTGCTCTCCCACCTGGCCTCCGGACGGTCCACGGGAGAGGTGGCGAAGCTGCTGGACATCAAGGCCGCGACCGTGAAGAGCCATGTCTCTCACCTGCTGGCCAAGTTGCAGGTCCGCAACCGGGTCGAGGCGGTCCTGATCTACCAGCAGGTCATCACCCAGCACTCCTCGGTCATCCCCATGGACACACAGGCACAGGCCGTACGCCAGGGACCGGGGGCGCCACAGGACGGACCGAAGGCCCGCTTCGCCTGCTGA